One part of the Cyprinus carpio isolate SPL01 chromosome A25, ASM1834038v1, whole genome shotgun sequence genome encodes these proteins:
- the LOC122135720 gene encoding uncharacterized protein LOC122135720, with protein sequence MQGPELVDSRSRFRFIESCLGLMGCLCISYAIWTPWWLDEQGLWTSGNQTRLDDSWTTEDITKALEAERVFAVVAFLMSVSSGLLCLMFALCWRSQTVHSYSNTRSLLMAGQALDPSTLLLLTLVPSGFFFFLSWALFTHQHIGEIRDDVSRLGLSYWLGVVGWASLLAVLPVVFLAEKFVVPDILPELKKTAEMWWKAPEVAHARSFSEGFYHSQHKSHPDVRRYLSVP encoded by the exons ATGCAAGGACCAGAACTGGTTGACTCGAGGAGTCGTTTTCGATTTATTGAATCCTGTCTCGGCTTGATGGGCTGTTTGTGCATCAGCTATGCGATCTGGACACCTTGGTGGCTGGATGAGCAGGGTCTGTGGACCTCAGGGAATCAGACCAGACTGGACGACAGCTGGACTACTGAAGACATTACTAAAG CTCTGGAGGCTGAGAGAGTGTTTGCAGTGGTGGCTTTCCTCATGTCGGTGAGCTCTGGACTGCTGTGTCTCATGTTCGCTCTCTGTTGGAGGTCTCAAACTGTGCATTCCTACTCGAACACTCGCTCGCTGCTGATGGCAGGCCAGGCACTTGACCCGAGCACTCTGCTGCTGCTTACACTAGTACCTTCAG gatttttcttttttctcagctGGGCGCTTTTTACCCATCAACATATTGGTGAGATCAGGGATGACGTCAGTCGACTCGGCCTGTCCTATTGGCTGGGAGTGGTGGGTTGGGCTTCGCTATTGGCCGTGCTGCCTGTGGTCTTCCTGGCGGAGAAGTTTGTGGTTCCTGACATCCTGCCGGAGTTAAAAAAGACTGCAGAAATGTGGTGGAAGGCTCCCGAGGTTGCACACGCGCGATCGTTTAGTGAGGGTTTCTATCATTCACAGCATAAGTCTCATCCTGACGTTAGGAGGTATTTGTCAGTGCCTTGA